One window of Microbacterium sp. Root61 genomic DNA carries:
- a CDS encoding bifunctional 4-hydroxy-2-oxoglutarate aldolase/2-dehydro-3-deoxy-phosphogluconate aldolase, with product MTDSALLDLLEADRAIALVRLPAIADPAALVAALARGGIRAIEFAFTTPGVEEIIAAAVAGAPAGVLIGAGTVTDADLVRRAGAAGAQFLVTPGVSGEVAVAAQDARLPVVMGAMTPTEVMAAVGLGASAVKIFPADTVGPAYFRHLAGPLPHVPLVASGGIAAHNAADYVRAGALAVTAGSSVIGRADVESGDWSAVTSKARAFTTAARGMKG from the coding sequence GTGACCGACTCCGCCCTCCTCGACCTGCTCGAGGCCGACCGCGCGATCGCCCTCGTGCGGCTTCCCGCCATCGCCGACCCCGCCGCTTTGGTCGCGGCGCTGGCGCGCGGCGGCATCCGTGCGATCGAGTTCGCGTTCACCACGCCCGGCGTCGAGGAGATCATCGCCGCGGCGGTGGCCGGAGCCCCCGCCGGCGTGCTGATCGGGGCGGGCACCGTGACCGACGCCGACCTCGTCCGCCGTGCCGGCGCCGCCGGCGCGCAGTTCCTCGTCACGCCCGGCGTCAGCGGCGAGGTGGCGGTCGCGGCGCAGGACGCGCGGCTGCCCGTGGTGATGGGAGCGATGACCCCGACCGAGGTGATGGCCGCCGTCGGACTCGGCGCGTCGGCAGTGAAGATCTTCCCGGCCGACACGGTGGGGCCCGCCTACTTCCGCCACCTGGCCGGGCCGCTGCCGCACGTGCCGCTCGTGGCCTCCGGAGGGATCGCGGCGCACAACGCCGCGGACTACGTGCGAGCGGGAGCGCTCGCCGTCACCGCGGGCTCGAGTGTCATCGGGCGCGCCGACGTCGAATCCGGTGACTGGAGCGCGGTCACGTCGAAGGCGCGTGCCTTCACCACCGCCGCGCGCGGCATGAAGGGCTGA
- a CDS encoding DsrE family protein produces the protein MTKKTVIHIFHDDPDSIATGSRVALRMREISVEKDVEIEVFCFGPAQRRLGASATDAENTFNRQIDELVAAGVTVGACINAARADETEDALRGRGIALHVARDEFLRFTLEDATVITF, from the coding sequence ATGACCAAGAAGACCGTGATCCACATCTTCCACGACGATCCGGACTCGATCGCGACCGGAAGCCGGGTGGCGCTTCGGATGCGGGAGATCTCCGTCGAGAAGGACGTCGAGATCGAGGTGTTCTGCTTCGGTCCGGCTCAGCGCCGCCTCGGTGCGTCCGCCACCGATGCGGAGAACACATTCAATCGCCAGATCGATGAGCTGGTCGCCGCCGGGGTGACCGTCGGCGCCTGCATCAACGCCGCGCGCGCCGACGAGACCGAGGATGCCCTTCGCGGTCGCGGGATCGCGCTGCACGTCGCACGCGACGAGTTCCTTCGTTTCACCCTCGAAGACGCCACCGTCATCACCTTCTGA
- a CDS encoding aspartate aminotransferase family protein, protein MTTTARAIPDPDGDARVRTDDRAHVFHSWSAQALIDPLPVAGGEGSTFWDYQGNEYLDFSSQLVNLNLGHQHPDLVAAIQNQAGRLATIQPSMANDVRGDLARRIAEVAPDGMEKVFFTNGGADANENAVRMARAVTGRRKVLSMYRSYHGNTTTAISLTGDPRRWANEPGDGSVAKFFGPYPYRSAFHSSSDEQETQRALEHLEQTIILEGASTIAAIIIETVVGTNGVLIPPPGYLPGVRELCDRYGIVWIADEVMVGFGRTGEWFAFQAYGADPDLITFAKGVNSGYVPLGGVVISDRIASHFDTVAFPGGLTYSGHPLACAAGVATFEVFERDGILERVRDLGSRVVEPRLRAMAERHPSIGDVRGAGLFWAIELVRNRETREPLVPYNAGGADAAPMAAVAAACKKAGVWPFTHFNRLHVAPPLVISEDELVRGLEVIDRALDVADEYVA, encoded by the coding sequence ATGACCACCACAGCCCGCGCGATCCCGGACCCGGACGGCGACGCCCGCGTCCGCACCGACGACCGCGCGCACGTCTTCCACTCCTGGAGTGCACAGGCGCTCATCGACCCGCTGCCCGTCGCGGGCGGTGAGGGCTCGACGTTCTGGGACTACCAGGGCAATGAGTACCTCGACTTCAGCTCGCAGCTGGTGAACCTCAACCTCGGGCACCAGCATCCCGATCTCGTCGCCGCCATCCAGAACCAGGCGGGCCGTCTCGCGACGATCCAGCCCTCGATGGCCAACGACGTGCGCGGCGACCTCGCCCGGCGAATCGCCGAGGTCGCGCCGGACGGCATGGAGAAGGTCTTCTTCACCAACGGCGGCGCAGACGCGAACGAGAACGCGGTGCGCATGGCGCGGGCCGTCACCGGCCGCCGCAAGGTGCTCTCGATGTACCGCAGCTATCACGGCAACACCACGACGGCGATCTCACTGACGGGTGACCCGAGGCGCTGGGCGAACGAGCCGGGCGACGGATCGGTCGCGAAGTTCTTCGGCCCGTACCCCTACCGCTCGGCGTTCCACTCGTCCTCGGACGAGCAGGAGACGCAGCGCGCGCTGGAGCACCTCGAGCAGACGATCATCCTCGAGGGCGCCTCGACGATCGCGGCGATCATCATCGAGACGGTCGTCGGCACCAACGGCGTGCTGATCCCCCCGCCTGGCTACCTGCCCGGCGTCCGCGAGCTGTGCGACCGCTACGGCATCGTCTGGATCGCGGACGAGGTCATGGTCGGCTTCGGCCGCACCGGCGAGTGGTTCGCCTTCCAGGCCTATGGCGCCGACCCCGACCTGATCACGTTCGCCAAGGGTGTGAACTCGGGCTACGTGCCCCTCGGCGGCGTCGTGATCTCGGACCGGATCGCGTCGCACTTCGACACCGTCGCCTTCCCCGGCGGACTCACGTACTCGGGCCACCCGTTGGCCTGCGCCGCGGGCGTCGCGACATTCGAGGTGTTCGAGCGCGACGGCATCCTCGAGCGCGTGCGCGACCTCGGCTCCCGCGTCGTCGAGCCGCGCCTGCGGGCGATGGCCGAGCGCCACCCGTCCATCGGCGACGTCCGCGGTGCGGGACTGTTCTGGGCGATCGAGCTCGTGCGCAACCGCGAGACGCGCGAGCCCCTGGTGCCGTACAACGCCGGTGGAGCGGATGCCGCACCCATGGCCGCGGTCGCCGCGGCGTGCAAGAAGGCCGGTGTCTGGCCGTTCACGCACTTCAACCGCCTGCACGTCGCGCCGCCACTGGTGATCTCGGAGGACGAGCTCGTCCGCGGCCTCGAGGTCATCGACCGCGCGCTGGACGTCGCCGACGAGTACGTCGCGTAG
- a CDS encoding CoA-acylating methylmalonate-semialdehyde dehydrogenase, with product MSITEVSPAATTAASTPVIGHWVDGAPFASASGRTAPVYNPATGVVSSHVALADDAEIAAAIASAKAGFAVWSDYSIAKRQSVLFAFRELLNARKGELAAIITAEHGKVLSDAMGEIARGQEVVELATGFPHLIKGAFSENASSGVDVYSIKQPLGVVGIISPFNFPAMVPMWFFPIAIAAGNAVVLKPSEKDPTAALWMAQLWKEAGLPDGVFTVLQGDKQAVDGLLTSPDVESISFVGSTPIAQYIYETASKHGKRVQALGGAKNHMLVLPDADLELTADMAINAGFGAAGERCMAISVVLAVEPVADELIAKIVERIAKLKIGNGAGADGVEPDMGPLITDVHRDKVSAYVDIAEADGATIIVDGRGLQVDGHEDGFFFGPTLLDHVPTTSRAYTEEIFGPVLSIVRVASYDEGLALINSGQFGNGTAIFTNDGGAARRFQNEVQVGMIGINVPIPVPVAYHSFGGWKKSLFGDAKAYGVHGFDFFTREKAVTSRWLDPATHGGINLGFPQNN from the coding sequence ATGAGCATCACCGAGGTTTCGCCCGCGGCGACGACCGCAGCATCCACTCCGGTCATCGGCCACTGGGTCGACGGAGCGCCCTTCGCGTCCGCGTCCGGTCGTACGGCCCCCGTGTACAACCCGGCGACCGGTGTCGTCTCTTCACACGTCGCACTGGCGGATGACGCGGAGATCGCCGCCGCGATCGCATCGGCCAAGGCCGGGTTCGCGGTCTGGTCCGATTACTCCATCGCCAAGCGCCAGTCGGTGCTGTTCGCGTTCCGCGAGCTGCTGAACGCGCGCAAGGGCGAATTGGCCGCGATCATCACGGCCGAGCACGGCAAGGTGCTCTCCGACGCGATGGGCGAGATCGCCCGCGGCCAGGAGGTCGTCGAGCTGGCCACCGGGTTCCCGCACCTGATCAAGGGCGCGTTCTCGGAGAACGCCTCCTCCGGTGTGGATGTGTACTCGATCAAGCAGCCGCTCGGCGTGGTGGGCATCATCAGCCCCTTCAACTTCCCCGCGATGGTGCCGATGTGGTTCTTCCCCATCGCGATCGCCGCCGGCAACGCCGTCGTGCTCAAGCCGTCCGAGAAGGACCCGACGGCGGCACTGTGGATGGCGCAGCTGTGGAAGGAAGCCGGGCTGCCGGACGGCGTGTTCACCGTGCTGCAGGGCGACAAGCAGGCCGTCGACGGCCTGCTCACCTCCCCCGATGTGGAGTCCATCTCCTTCGTCGGCTCCACGCCCATCGCGCAGTACATCTACGAGACCGCTTCCAAGCACGGCAAGCGCGTGCAGGCCCTCGGCGGCGCCAAGAACCACATGCTGGTGCTCCCGGATGCCGACCTGGAACTGACGGCCGACATGGCGATCAACGCCGGCTTCGGCGCGGCCGGCGAGCGCTGCATGGCCATCTCGGTCGTGCTCGCCGTGGAGCCTGTCGCCGACGAGCTCATCGCGAAGATCGTCGAGCGCATCGCCAAGCTGAAGATCGGCAACGGCGCGGGCGCGGATGGCGTCGAGCCCGACATGGGCCCGCTGATCACCGACGTGCACCGCGACAAGGTGTCCGCGTACGTCGACATCGCCGAGGCCGACGGCGCGACCATCATCGTGGACGGCCGCGGCCTGCAGGTCGACGGCCACGAGGACGGGTTCTTCTTCGGTCCGACCCTGCTCGACCACGTGCCCACCACGTCCCGTGCGTACACCGAGGAGATCTTCGGGCCGGTGCTGTCCATCGTCCGCGTCGCCTCGTACGACGAGGGACTCGCCCTCATCAACTCCGGCCAGTTCGGAAACGGCACCGCGATCTTCACCAACGACGGCGGCGCCGCACGGCGCTTCCAGAACGAGGTGCAGGTGGGCATGATTGGTATCAACGTGCCGATCCCGGTGCCGGTCGCCTACCACTCCTTCGGCGGCTGGAAGAAGTCGCTGTTCGGTGACGCGAAGGCGTACGGCGTTCACGGCTTCGACTTCTTCACCCGTGAGAAGGCCGTCACCAGCCGCTGGCTCGACCCGGCGACGCACGGCGGGATCAACCTCGGCTTCCCGCAGAACAACTGA
- a CDS encoding PucR family transcriptional regulator, with protein MDDRREDASFRTDRPTGAPADASLPTVREVLALPQVVEGLPEVIVGGEVLDARVRWVHVSDSAGVARLLNGGELLLSTGSGWPADPAVLRTFIGDLVAAGLAGLVLELGTHYRYLPAVVADAAQEHGLPLAALHREVKFVTITEAVHGRIISDQTAALRARDEVRERFTALALRGAPADFIVHQLAQTLGASVILENLGHEMVAAEVPLANEAELFAEWELRSRTVHRDARARGDRAPDPDEWLVIPVEARGVRWGHLIALPGPPHAAGRTAVLEQGAIALALGRLADGDVDEWSRVGRRRLIDGLLAGRFAGIPGAAARLEAAGVPIAGARLYGVVFAGVPLAGEAADAAARGLRGRALAGSVPAGVNPPAVAVLLSLPLEATFDDATAAEFARAVAPGADLDRLVMSVGRAADGLEEGLVSLQEAIALARGRRRRAGRGVQLRRAADRPLVQLISSLRDDHRLLEHGERMLSPLIVHDLERGGDLLDVLEAMLAHPGNRTAAASASHLSRSVFYQRIALIEQLLGADLDDGETQTALHLALLVRRSAGR; from the coding sequence ATGGATGATCGTCGCGAAGATGCGTCGTTCCGAACGGATCGTCCGACGGGCGCTCCGGCGGACGCGAGCCTCCCGACGGTGCGCGAGGTGCTGGCCCTGCCGCAAGTGGTCGAGGGTCTGCCCGAGGTCATCGTCGGCGGCGAGGTGCTGGACGCACGCGTGCGCTGGGTGCATGTCTCGGACAGCGCCGGGGTCGCCCGCCTGCTCAACGGCGGCGAACTGCTGCTGTCGACGGGCAGCGGCTGGCCGGCCGACCCCGCGGTGCTGCGCACGTTCATCGGCGACCTCGTCGCCGCAGGGCTCGCCGGCCTGGTCCTGGAGCTCGGCACGCACTACCGCTACCTCCCCGCGGTCGTCGCCGACGCCGCGCAGGAGCACGGGCTGCCGCTGGCCGCACTGCACCGCGAGGTGAAGTTCGTGACGATCACGGAGGCCGTGCACGGCCGGATCATCTCGGACCAGACTGCCGCGCTGCGGGCGCGGGACGAGGTGCGCGAACGGTTCACCGCCCTGGCGCTGCGCGGGGCGCCGGCCGACTTCATCGTGCACCAGCTCGCCCAGACGCTGGGGGCCTCGGTGATCCTGGAGAACCTCGGCCACGAGATGGTCGCCGCCGAGGTGCCGCTCGCGAACGAGGCTGAGCTCTTCGCCGAGTGGGAGCTGCGCTCCCGCACGGTACATCGCGACGCGCGGGCGCGCGGCGACCGAGCACCGGACCCGGACGAATGGCTCGTGATTCCGGTCGAGGCGCGCGGCGTCCGGTGGGGACACCTGATCGCGCTCCCCGGACCCCCGCACGCGGCCGGGCGCACGGCGGTGCTCGAGCAGGGCGCGATCGCCCTCGCCCTCGGCCGACTCGCGGACGGCGACGTCGACGAGTGGAGCCGTGTCGGCCGGCGGCGGCTGATCGACGGGCTGCTCGCCGGCCGGTTCGCCGGGATCCCCGGCGCCGCGGCGCGGCTGGAGGCCGCCGGGGTGCCGATCGCCGGCGCCAGGCTCTACGGCGTCGTCTTCGCCGGTGTCCCGCTGGCGGGCGAGGCGGCCGATGCCGCGGCCCGCGGCCTGCGCGGACGTGCGCTGGCGGGCTCGGTGCCCGCCGGGGTGAACCCACCGGCGGTCGCCGTGCTGCTGTCATTGCCGCTCGAGGCGACGTTCGACGATGCCACCGCGGCCGAGTTCGCCCGGGCGGTCGCGCCGGGAGCGGACCTCGACCGGCTCGTCATGTCGGTCGGTCGTGCGGCGGACGGCCTCGAGGAGGGGCTCGTCTCGCTGCAGGAGGCGATCGCTCTGGCGCGCGGCCGTCGCCGTCGCGCCGGCCGCGGTGTGCAGTTGCGGCGGGCGGCCGATCGGCCGCTCGTGCAGCTGATCTCGTCGCTGCGCGACGATCACCGGCTCCTCGAGCACGGCGAGCGGATGCTGTCGCCGCTCATCGTGCACGACCTCGAGCGGGGCGGCGATCTGCTCGACGTGCTGGAGGCGATGCTCGCGCATCCGGGCAACCGCACGGCCGCGGCATCCGCTTCGCACCTATCGCGCTCGGTGTTCTACCAGCGCATCGCGCTCATCGAACAGCTGCTGGGCGCCGACCTCGACGACGGCGAGACGCAGACCGCCCTGCACCTCGCCCTCCTGGTGCGCCGCAGCGCGGGGCGCTGA
- a CDS encoding cupin domain-containing protein, whose protein sequence is MSGLTAGAVTDAAALVLEHEPVAPDQVVAGAPATGYAELDDASGVGVWEMTPGAMSDVEADEVFVVLAGAATVEFVRPALPSIELVPGSVVRLAEGMETVWTVRETLRKVYIVG, encoded by the coding sequence GTGAGCGGGCTGACCGCCGGAGCGGTGACGGATGCCGCGGCCCTGGTTCTGGAGCACGAACCGGTCGCACCGGATCAGGTCGTGGCCGGCGCACCCGCGACCGGGTACGCGGAGCTCGACGATGCATCCGGCGTCGGCGTGTGGGAGATGACGCCCGGCGCGATGAGCGATGTCGAGGCCGACGAAGTGTTCGTCGTGCTCGCCGGGGCGGCCACGGTCGAGTTCGTCCGCCCTGCCCTGCCCTCGATCGAGCTCGTCCCGGGCTCGGTCGTGCGGCTCGCGGAGGGCATGGAGACGGTCTGGACCGTCCGCGAGACGCTGCGGAAGGTCTACATCGTCGGCTGA
- a CDS encoding NAD(P)/FAD-dependent oxidoreductase — protein sequence MGTTVFERQIPPAAAIRRGLAETRQSVFWLDDLHDVPTRPALTGTRTADLVIVGGGYTGLWTAMLAKRRNPDARIVLLEGQKIGWAASGRNGGFSEASLTHGRENGLNRWPDEIETLDRLGHENLDAMGADIAEWGIDAEWQRVGTIGVATEPHQLEWLDEWAADAAARGEEGVVRLSEAELQASIASPTYLGGVWEQHSAALVHPGKLATGLAAAAEAAGVEIFEHSPVRSLDDIDGGVRVVTSVGEVIASRVVLATNVFPSLLRRNALMTVPVYDYVLMTEPLTDAQLASIGWKDRQGLSDLANQFHYYRLSSDNRILYGGYDAVYHYGRKVRAGYENRPASFERLASHFFTTFPQLEGVRFSHKWAGAIDSSTQFCAFFGTARKGRVAYAAGFTGLGVAATRFAGEVMLDLLEGAKTERTELEMVRKRPWPFPPEPVAAMGINATRWSMDRADHNRGRRNILLKTLDALGLGFDS from the coding sequence GTGGGAACTACCGTGTTCGAACGGCAGATACCGCCCGCCGCCGCCATCCGCCGAGGCCTGGCCGAGACGCGTCAGAGCGTCTTCTGGCTGGATGACCTGCACGATGTCCCGACGCGCCCGGCGCTGACCGGAACCCGCACCGCCGATCTCGTGATCGTCGGCGGCGGATACACCGGGCTATGGACCGCGATGCTGGCGAAGCGCCGCAACCCGGACGCCCGCATCGTGCTCCTCGAGGGGCAGAAGATCGGATGGGCCGCCTCCGGCCGCAACGGCGGATTCAGCGAGGCGAGCCTCACGCACGGCCGCGAGAACGGACTCAACCGCTGGCCGGATGAGATCGAGACGCTGGACCGTCTCGGTCACGAGAACCTCGACGCCATGGGCGCCGACATCGCCGAGTGGGGCATCGACGCCGAATGGCAGCGCGTCGGCACGATCGGCGTGGCCACCGAACCGCACCAGCTCGAGTGGCTCGACGAGTGGGCAGCGGATGCCGCGGCTCGGGGCGAAGAGGGCGTCGTGCGCCTGAGCGAGGCCGAGCTGCAGGCATCCATCGCCTCCCCCACCTACCTGGGTGGCGTGTGGGAGCAGCACTCGGCCGCTCTGGTGCACCCGGGCAAGCTCGCTACCGGACTCGCCGCCGCCGCCGAAGCGGCCGGGGTCGAGATCTTCGAGCACTCCCCGGTGCGCTCGCTGGACGACATCGACGGCGGGGTGCGCGTGGTGACCTCCGTCGGCGAGGTCATCGCGAGCCGCGTCGTCCTGGCCACCAACGTGTTCCCGTCGCTGCTGCGGCGAAATGCGCTGATGACCGTCCCGGTCTACGACTATGTGCTCATGACCGAACCGCTCACTGACGCCCAGCTGGCGTCGATCGGGTGGAAGGACCGTCAGGGACTCAGCGACCTCGCCAATCAGTTCCACTACTACCGACTGAGCAGCGACAACCGGATCCTGTACGGCGGCTATGACGCCGTGTACCACTACGGCCGCAAGGTGCGCGCCGGGTACGAGAACCGGCCGGCGTCGTTCGAGCGGCTCGCCAGCCACTTCTTCACGACGTTCCCGCAGCTGGAAGGCGTGCGGTTCAGCCACAAGTGGGCGGGGGCGATCGACTCGTCGACGCAGTTCTGCGCGTTCTTCGGCACCGCACGCAAGGGCCGCGTGGCGTACGCCGCAGGGTTCACCGGCCTGGGCGTGGCCGCGACCCGATTCGCGGGCGAGGTGATGCTCGACCTCCTCGAGGGCGCCAAGACCGAGCGGACCGAGCTGGAGATGGTGCGCAAGCGCCCGTGGCCATTCCCACCCGAGCCGGTGGCCGCGATGGGCATCAACGCCACCCGCTGGTCGATGGATCGCGCCGACCACAACCGTGGACGCCGCAACATCCTGCTCAAGACGCTGGATGCGCTCGGGCTCGGATTCGACTCGTGA
- a CDS encoding amidohydrolase family protein: MPRGDSDDGCPDRPAGCFGHRRDCRSGRPRPHHEALPEQAIDLATSLTAYTAGSAFVNHLDAVTGTIEVGKYADPAVLDRDPFDGPADRIGATRVLQTFVEGGRVYTAADA; this comes from the coding sequence GTGCCGAGAGGTGACAGCGACGATGGATGCCCCGACCGCCCGGCAGGATGCTTCGGACACCGCCGAGACTGCAGGAGCGGTCGTCCTCGACCGCATCACGAAGCGCTGCCCGAGCAGGCGATCGACCTGGCGACCTCCCTCACGGCGTACACCGCCGGCTCCGCGTTCGTGAACCACCTCGACGCCGTCACCGGCACGATCGAGGTCGGCAAGTACGCCGACCCCGCGGTCCTCGATCGGGATCCGTTCGACGGCCCGGCCGACCGGATCGGCGCCACGCGCGTGCTGCAGACGTTCGTCGAGGGCGGGCGCGTCTACACCGCCGCCGACGCGTAG
- a CDS encoding DNA-formamidopyrimidine glycosylase family protein, which yields MPEGDTVYRTARRLHEALAEAEVTRFDIRVPGSATADLRGERIIGVVPRGKHLLERIGDWTLHSHLKMEGEWQLYRPGERWRKPAFRARAIVGTATHESVGFDLAMVEVLPTADEERVVGHLGPDPLAPDWDAAEAARRLGADDRPVHVALLDQRNIAGFGNEYANEILFVRGILPTTPAAQTDAAAIVELGARMIRANVERADRTFTGDTRPGRNAWVYRRENRPCRRCGTAILAGSIGATPTAERLTFWCPACQR from the coding sequence ATGCCCGAGGGTGACACGGTCTACCGCACCGCCCGGCGACTGCACGAAGCGCTGGCGGAGGCGGAGGTCACGCGGTTCGACATCCGGGTACCGGGCAGCGCCACGGCCGATCTGCGCGGCGAGAGAATCATCGGCGTCGTCCCCCGGGGCAAGCATCTCCTGGAGCGGATCGGCGATTGGACCCTCCACTCGCATCTGAAGATGGAGGGTGAGTGGCAGCTGTACCGCCCCGGCGAGCGGTGGCGCAAGCCGGCGTTCCGGGCGCGGGCCATCGTCGGCACGGCGACGCACGAGAGCGTCGGGTTCGACCTCGCCATGGTCGAGGTGCTGCCGACGGCGGACGAGGAGCGCGTGGTCGGGCATCTCGGTCCGGATCCGCTCGCACCAGACTGGGATGCCGCGGAGGCGGCACGGCGTCTCGGGGCCGACGACCGCCCCGTCCATGTCGCCCTCCTGGATCAGCGCAACATCGCCGGCTTCGGCAACGAGTACGCCAACGAGATCCTGTTCGTCCGCGGCATCCTTCCCACGACTCCCGCTGCGCAGACGGATGCCGCCGCCATCGTCGAACTCGGTGCCCGCATGATCCGCGCCAACGTCGAGCGCGCCGACCGGACGTTCACGGGCGACACCCGCCCCGGTCGGAACGCCTGGGTGTATCGACGCGAGAATCGCCCGTGCCGACGCTGCGGCACAGCCATCCTCGCGGGGTCGATCGGTGCGACGCCGACCGCGGAACGCCTGACCTTCTGGTGCCCCGCCTGTCAGCGCTGA